The Flavobacterium johnsoniae UW101 genomic interval GAGCGCTTTCAATGCTTAAATAACATCCAGCAGCATAAATTAAAAGTGCAATTCCTTTATAGTGAAAGATATTATACAATAATGCACCGCTTTTATTGCCAAATGCATATCCAATCATAGACAAATCAGGAGCCAAAATTAAAGCCAGGAACCACCACCATTCATAACTTAAACGGTTGAAAAGAAATATTCCAAGAATAAATAAAGCGACTTCCTCAAATTTTAATACTGTTTTCATTTTACTATTTTTTCCATCATTTTTTCAGGATGATTCAGTTTTGTAAATCCGAATTTTTCATATAAAAAGTGTGCATCAGTTGTGGCCAAACGCCAGATTTTTACTTCCTGAAGCTGTGGATCATTCATCATTGTTTCAATTAAAATTGATGAATACCCTTTTCCGCGATGTTCTTCATCAATAAAAACATCCATTAA includes:
- a CDS encoding DUF4260 domain-containing protein translates to MKTVLKFEEVALFILGIFLFNRLSYEWWWFLALILAPDLSMIGYAFGNKSGALLYNIFHYKGIALLIYAAGCYLSIESAQLAGIILFSHSAMDRIFGYGLKYEKGFKYTHLGEIGK
- a CDS encoding GNAT family N-acetyltransferase, yielding MISVSTDKAKLDVPFIQNFLKDIYWAAGRTIDEVQRTIDTSVCFGIYLNDKQIGFARVITDYVVFAYLMDVFIDEEHRGKGYSSILIETMMNDPQLQEVKIWRLATTDAHFLYEKFGFTKLNHPEKMMEKIVK